The region CTTTCCTTTCCCACCACCAACACTCCTCACAAACCCCTAACAACTTTTCCACCCACCCAGTCCTGTTCCCATACCCCTCGATAGTATTGATTTTTTCTGCCAAGCCTGCACCGCCCCCCTACACACACTTTCCCCCATCACTTTGTCTTATTCCATACCCACAATCTTGCTGTCCTCTCTTTCCAGGTAACGCTTCCACATTAGGTTGGCTCGATCATCATCGCTACCACAGATCAAGGAAAGTGGGAAGCGTCCATGAGACAGCAGGAATGCTGGGCACCCCCACCACCACTGAAATGATCCACAAAGCCTGTACCCCACCCCCTCCGTGCCCCAGCTCCTTCTCTCTATTTCAAGAGTCAACGgagtcctcctccagaggactttctggtgagagaaaaacaaaggaatgtAGACAAGGGAAGAACATGCCGTCTTCCTCCACCTGGCTCCAAACCCCTTTTGTCCCTTATAAATTAATTATCCCCTCCTCCGTCAATATGGTGACAGCCACAGCGCTATCTTCTGCTTCCATCTGCGCCCCTCAGCCTCCTCATTCCTTCTTCCTACTTCTGCGCTGCTTCACAAACCACTTTCTGAACCATGTATTTCCTTGGACCCTACAGCCTCAGTCTTGACTGACTCACTTCTATGAAGGATGAATGCTGCTGATGGACTACcggggagaagagggagggggagcAACCTTACCTTAACTCAGGTTCTTCTAGCAGAGCCCCTCCGAGGCGGGGCTGGGGGGGAACAGGACTACTGGCCAGGATCGGTGGAGCCCGGCGGCCTCGGCGGTTGATTTCCAGGTGGAGCCGCTCCATGAGGAGCTTCAGAAACTCCTGGGCGTCCTGCTGGCTGCAGCCAGACAAAGAGCATGGGCAACTGACTCCTCCCTAGTCCACAGTCACTAACCTCTGCCCAGACATCTGTCCCCACTTCCTGGATGAAGAGCATCTTAAGGCTCAGATGAGGCTGCCAGAGCTCCCGACCCCCAGACAAGGCCAGAGAGAAATCCCATACCCTCCAGCTCTCCCACCTGTATCCAGAGAAGGAGGGAACGTATTTCTGGAAGACAGCTCGGAATCGAGTAGGATTCACAGCTTCACAGGAGTCAGGGTGCCACAGGGCACcaatcacatctgcaaaggcTATTAGgatgggagtggggaagggaaaCAAAAGTTAGTGACTACAAGAGGGAAGCAAGGGGAGGCCCAGAGGGCGGAAAACAACCTCTAGGAAATGAGACACAAGGAAACACAGATACAACTGCCAGCTTTCAGGCTCGGGGTCACCGCCACTGACAGATGAACCTACACGGGGTTGGGGAAAAGAGGACTTGAAAGAGGGGAGCAGGGGTTGTTGCCTTACCTTCAGTGAGCTCCTGGGCTCGGCCCCCTCCGGGCACCTCTTGACGGAAGTCCCTTCGCAGACAGAAGTCCCGAAGAGGCCGGGTGCTACTCAAACACTGTAGCACCGCATTCAGGAAGCACTGGGGAGCAGGAGAGACACAAGATGCCTTAGGAGAACTTCAGTGCTGTCCTTCTCCAAGTTTCCCTGCCCATGCCTGTCCTCAACACCAGCCCACATTCCTGTTAGGAAGGATGGAAGAATGGCTCTCACCGTGTTCCCCAGATTGCGGAGGCCAACGTGACCAGAGCCCAGAAGCAGTGTGTGATGAGCCTGGAAGGTCAGTACAGCACAGTCAACAGGTCCCTGTACACCCTACCTGGCACTTCCACCTTTCCACAGCATGCTGCCCActgccttccccatcccatccttcaccCTCAAACGCTACACTTTTTCTCTCAGTGAGTATCAGGGTCTCCCTACCTCGCTGGCCAGGAGCAGTAAGCCCATCACAGCTGAGTGTACCACGGTCTCAGCCATGGCTGTCCCATCCGTTCCCCACTTACTCCTCTGCCCAGCTAGCCGGCGATGCAACTCCTGGGGCAACTCCCCAAGCACTGGCATGGTTGCccagctgctccccacccccaccttgctACCCGCAAGGCCCCCTCCCGCACCCGTGGCCCCTTTCTACACCCTCTCCTGATGGCTCCAACTGCAATGAGCCTAGCTCACTTAGCTTGGGAAATGGGCAACCACATTAGCTCAGATGTTCTGAGCCCGCCCCTCCTTGGCTCCAGAGATTAATTAAACCTAGACAAGCATCCTAGGAGAGAAGGCACAGCAAGGGAAATTAAGGAACTGGGGACCCAAAGAATTCCAAATGGTTGAGTTAAttccttggagaatgaaatggcaaaccatGCTGGGGAGACACAGACAAGCCCAAAAAGGGTCTATGAGGCTCGAGGGTACTTAAGTAAGGGAGAAGAGAGTCCACACTACTGAAATGAAGGGGTGAAAAAGGAATttgggggaaaaggagaaagaaaagccatATGATGGCAAGAAAGCTGGAGGTACGGAGGAACATGGGCATGGAAGGCCACGTGTGCTGGCGAATCCTCACCATCTTGTCATCGGAGTAGAAAGGTTCAGAGGGCCGGGCAGATATCACGTGGAAGGAGCCATGGGGAGTAGGGGGCTCTGTCCGTATGCTGAACAAAGTGGGTGGCCCAGGAAAGCCCCCGAGGCGGCGGAGAGAGGTGCTGCGTCTCAAAGGGGGTGGCTCAGGCCGAAGAGCCAAGCGACTCAGGGCAGCCCCTAGCTCTCCAGTGCCACGGTGCCCTCCCAAGGCAATTCCCATTGGACGCAAGTCCCCACTGCTCACAGACTTGGAACGGGCTAGGTTGGTCCTGGATGGGAGAGGCAGAGCCACAGTTGGGGGTGGTGAGCCAGGCAGGGGAACTCCATGATCTGCCCGAAGTGGGCCGCTGGGACGAGGGCCTGAGGTCCGTCCCCGTCCCAGCTCCAGTTTCTTGAGCCGTTCCTCAGGGGGACCTGGCCTAGGAGGCAGAGGTCGTAACATGGGATTTGGCCCAGGGGCTGGATTTCGGCGCTCCTTGCTCCGGGCCCGGGGAGCAAATGGTAGCTTGGATCCCACTCGGGGCTGGATATTAAGAGGTGGCTCTCGGGTCCGTCCCAGGCGGTGCTCAGAAGCCTGGGGCATTGTGGACACCACAGGCTGGACCTGGGAGAAGAAGACAGGGTCAACATTTGAacatggagggaggtgggaacctAGGCTACCATGGCTGGCTATGTGCATGGAGGGCAGGACCCACATCTATCACATCAGTCATGTTATCCCCAGTAGCTAGCATAGTGTTTGGCACGAAGTAAACCCTTAGTGACCACTGAGTAAATGAACGAATGAACGATAGCAGTCCAGAGCTTTGATTCGACATTTCTTACCCTCTTCCTGCAGAATACAGCTTTACTGGAGAGCCAATGAAAAGACAGTTCCTATCTCGTCTGTCTTTATAATCTAAATGTTCGTGGAGGTCCCCCATACTTGACTAGTCAAGTGGGATGTGCTCTGGGTCATTTAGAACCTCTGGTCAAATAGGGGTGTGGGTGCAAGTACAAAACAGCCCCAAAGACAGCATTCCATTCTCAAACCTCTGCCCCTCCGGGCTGCAAATGAAGCAGATTAAAAGGGTGACTTGCGAATCACTCCCTCCCCCCGCATCTGAGCTCCAAAGTGATGTCGGGGCTTAGGGGCAGTGGCGAGCAGGGAGGACGAACAACTAATTCCCTGACCCTCAAGCGCTGCACCTCGCCCACCACAGCAGGTTTCAACCGGGTCCGCCCCCCTCGAGGGCAGAAAGGCCGAGGCTGCTGATTGGCTACGGGGTCCAGAGGCATATTCTCCACGATCCAAGGATGCTGGTCCCTCCAGCCCAGTTCTCTCAGGCCTGCCAGGTCCCCAGCGGCTTTGCCTTTGTGGAGGGCGATCTCTCGAGTCTGGAGCAGTCTTCCCC is a window of Muntiacus reevesi chromosome 1, mMunRee1.1, whole genome shotgun sequence DNA encoding:
- the USP21 gene encoding ubiquitin carboxyl-terminal hydrolase 21 isoform X1 produces the protein MWVLPSMHIASHGSLGSHLPPCSNVDPVFFSQVQPVVSTMPQASEHRLGRTREPPLNIQPRVGSKLPFAPRARSKERRNPAPGPNPMLRPLPPRPGPPEERLKKLELGRGRTSGPRPSGPLRADHGVPLPGSPPPTVALPLPSRTNLARSKSVSSGDLRPMGIALGGHRGTGELGAALSRLALRPEPPPLRRSTSLRRLGGFPGPPTLFSIRTEPPTPHGSFHVISARPSEPFYSDDKMAHHTLLLGSGHVGLRNLGNTCFLNAVLQCLSSTRPLRDFCLRRDFRQEVPGGGRAQELTEAFADVIGALWHPDSCEAVNPTRFRAVFQKYVPSFSGYSQQDAQEFLKLLMERLHLEINRRGRRAPPILASSPVPPQPRLGGALLEEPELSDDDRANLMWKRYLEREDSKIVDLFVGQLKSCLKCQACGYRSTTFEVFCDLSLPIPKKGFAGGKVSLRDCFNLFTKEEELESENAPVCDRCRQKTRSTKKLTVQRFPRILVLHLNRFSASRGSIKKSSVGVDFPLQRLSLGDFASDKAGSPVYQLYALCNHSGSVHYGHYTALCRCQTGWHVYNDSRVSPVSENQVASSEGYVLFYQLMQEPPRCL
- the USP21 gene encoding ubiquitin carboxyl-terminal hydrolase 21 isoform X3: MPQASEHRLGRTREPPLNIQPRVGSKLPFAPRARSKERRNPAPGPNPMLRPLPPRPGPPEERLKKLELGRGRTSGPRPSGPLRADHGVPLPGSPPPTVALPLPSRTNLARSKSVSSGDLRPMGIALGGHRGTGELGAALSRLALRPEPPPLRRSTSLRRLGGFPGPPTLFSIRTEPPTPHGSFHVISARPSEPFYSDDKMAHHTLLLGSGHVGLRNLGNTCFLNAVLQCLSSTRPLRDFCLRRDFRQEVPGGGRAQELTEAFADVIGALWHPDSCEAVNPTRFRAVFQKYVPSFSGYSQQDAQEFLKLLMERLHLEINRRGRRAPPILASSPVPPQPRLGGALLEEPELSDDDRANLMWKRYLEREDSKIVDLFVGQLKSCLKCQACGYRSTTFEVFCDLSLPIPKKGFAGGKVSLRDCFNLFTKEEELESENAPVCDRCRQKTRSTKKLTVQRFPRILVLHLNRFSASRGSIKKSSVGVDFPLQRLSLGDFASDKAGSPVYQLYALCNHSGSVHYGHYTALCRCQTGWHVYNDSRVSPVSENQVASSEGYVLFYQLMQEPPRCL
- the USP21 gene encoding ubiquitin carboxyl-terminal hydrolase 21 isoform X2, producing MWVLPSMHIASHGSLGSHLPPCSNVDPVFFSQVQPVVSTMPQASEHRLGRTREPPLNIQPRVGSKLPFAPRARSKERRNPAPGPNPMLRPLPPRPGPPEERLKKLELGRGRTSGPRPSGPLRADHGVPLPGSPPPTVALPLPSRTNLARSKSVSSGDLRPMGIALGGHRGTGELGAALSRLALRPEPPPLRRSTSLRRLGGFPGPPTLFSIRTEPPTPHGSFHVISARPSEPFYSDDKMAHHTLLLGSGHVGLRNLGNTCFLNAVLQCLSSTRPLRDFCLRRDFRQEVPGGGRAQELTEAFADVIGALWHPDSCEAVNPTRFRAVFQKYVPSFSGYSQQDAQEFLKLLMERLHLEINRRGRRAPPILASSPVPPQPRLGGALLEEPELSDDDRANLMWKRYLEREDSKIVDLFVGQLKSCLKCQACGYRSTTFEVFCDLSLPIPKVCDRCRQKTRSTKKLTVQRFPRILVLHLNRFSASRGSIKKSSVGVDFPLQRLSLGDFASDKAGSPVYQLYALCNHSGSVHYGHYTALCRCQTGWHVYNDSRVSPVSENQVASSEGYVLFYQLMQEPPRCL